The window TGGCGGAGTATCCGCCGGGACGGAAATCGGCGTGACCATTGGAGCGACCTGCGGTGTCGGCCGGTGAATCGGTGGTGCCTGCGCGAACGGCGTTGGACGGTTGGCTTGCAGCGCGGGGGCTTGGTGCAACGGCTGCGGAACGTAAGGAGCCGCCGGTATGAGGCGCGCCTGCGGGGCGGCGGGCATTGTCCCCGATGGCGCGAAGAAGTGCGTGTCCGGCGAGGACGCAGACAAGCCTACTGAAATTATTCCGCCGCACGCAGAACAACGCGCACGCACCCCGCCTTGCGGCACCTTCGCTGGGTCGACCCTGTAAACGGTCTCACAGCCCGGACAGCTTACGTTCATTCCCTGCCTCCCACCTCGGGTAAGGTATTTCGGTCGGTCTCGAATGCCGGCAAGCGGTCGACGGTCCGCCTGTCCATTGAGTACACCGATCCGCTGAGCGTCTTGGCGTAGGTCTTCATCTCGGTTGCAAGCCTGCTGACCTGACGCGCAGCGGTGAAAACCCTCTGCGCGTTTGTTACAACTCCAATCAACAACGTCATGAGGGGCACCCGGTCGAGCACGCCGCGCCGATCCTTGCCAAAGCAATATCCTGCGCGGCGATCAAGCTCCGAGTACTGATACCGAACCAGCAGATCGAACGTCGATACAATCTCGTCGCCGACATCGGCAATATCATCATATGGTATGACGAATATGAAGTCATCGCCTCCGATGTGTCCCACAAATGCGCGTTCACCACACAGTCCCTTGGCGACATCGTGCAACAGCGTCGCCAGCATGCGGATGACACGATCGCCCTTATTATAACTGTAGCGGTCGTTGTATTCCTTGAAATGATCGAGGTCGGCGTAGCAGACGGCAGACAGATCTGGCAACGCCATTCGGCGAATGATGTCCGATTTAATTGCAGCAGCACCCGGCCGGACGGCCACGCAGCGCGACGGCCATCAGGTCGTCGCCGCTCTGCAGGAGAGACACCGCCGAGCGTGAATGCCCCAGCCACGCGGTGAGGTACGCGGGAAGCACGGTATCTTGGGCTGCGAACACGATGGTCGCGGGCAGGGTCAATGCTGGGCTCATCCGCGGTGGTGGCAATACGCCCGCCCGCCTCTAGTAGAAGAAGAATGCCGTGCCGATCGCGGCGTAGGCAATCAGCAGAAAGGCGCCTTCCAGCCAGTTCGACTCGGAGTCCTTCATCACCGAAGACGCAATAGCAACCGCAACCGCAACGCTGGCGACTTCCATGACCGTAAAAGCAAGATCCATTGGCTGGCCAAACGCAAGGCCGAGAAACACCAGCACCGGGGCGATCAGAAGCGCCACCTGGATGCTCGAGCCGACGGCGATGCCGACGGCGAGGTCCATCCGACCCTTCATGGCCATCAGCACCGCCGAGCTGTGTTCGGCAGCATTCCCAATGATCGGGATAACGATGAGTCCGATGAAAAACGTCGGCAGTCCTATCGATGTGGCCGCCTCATCGACCGAGCTCACAAGAAACTCTGACAACACGCCGATTGTCGCAGCTGCCACAACGAGAACCACGATCGCTTTCCTGAGCGACCAATGTGGCTTCTCTTCGTGGTGTGCAACGTCACCGCCTTCGTTGAACGCGGCTTTGTGAGTCACCATCGAGTAGACCAGCGACAACAGATATCCGAGCATCAGCAGACTGCCAACCCAGACAGACATGCGACCAGTGGCAACTCTCAATGGGTCAGGGTGTGCAGCGAAAAAAACGGCGGGAACTACCAGCCCCAGCACCGCAACCATCAGCAGCGTCGAGCTCAGTCCGGCAAGATTGGGATTGATCTTCTGAGTCTTGTACTTGAGGCCACCAGCGAGCTGCGCCGCGCCGAGCACAAGCAGCAGGTTGCCGAGTATCGATCCTGTAATCGATGCCTTGACCAGATCAATCTGACCGGCACGCAGAGCGAGTGCCGCGATCACGAGCTCGGCGAAATTTCCGAGGGTCGCATTCATCAGACCGCCGATAGTCGACCCGGTGTGGCCGGCCAGCTCTTCGGTAGCTGTTCCAAGAAGGCCCGACAGCGGAAGGATGGCTGCGGCGCTGAGAAGAAACACGACGGTCGACGACGCGTGCATCAATTCTGCAGCGATGGCGATGGGGACGAATAGGAGAAGCGCGTAAAGAAATTTCATTCCAGTTGTGCGTTCGTTGCCTGATGTGGAGTGGAGAAAACAAACTGATCCAGCCGGGTTTCAGACCCGGTTACGATGCGCGGAAAGGTACACTGAACCCGATGGCCGCGGCGACACCGGAACGCTCACCAATGCGACCATCCGGGGATTGAACGGCTTCGGATGCGCAGTACCAGGATCTGGGGGCGTGCAGTGTCAGAAAAGGTATCGCAGCGAAACGTAAGCGGGCGTCTTCCCGGCGTCTGCGGACAATCCGCCGAAGGTCCGTGCGATATCGAACACAAGCCGTCCGGCCCCGAGACCAAACCCAAGCGCGGCGTTGGCTCCGTTGGCATCGTTCGCGATGTAACCCGCGCGAAGATGTGCTGTCTTCTGATATGTGAGCACAGTGCCAAAGCGCGCTGAGGCATCGCCAGCCGATTCCGTGGCGATGATGTCGGCTGCCACTCGAAAACTGACGTCGGAAACATATTTCTCGATGAACTTCAGGCCGTATGACGCGCCCGCCTCAATGCGGGTGGGGAGCGGGTCTGCGTCGTCGCCGTCAGTCAGCTCGAGGCGGCTGCCGATGTTGCGCACCGCCGCTCCGAGGCGGATCGGAATCCCGGCTGGCATCTCGTACTGGACCCCCAGGTCGAGCGCGTTGGTTGCCGCCGAAAAGGTGGAGACGTTTGCGCATTGCCCGGAACAGTCCACCCGGTATTGCAGGCGCTTGAAAGTCAGTCCAAGGCTGAATCGCGAGCCGACCGCGGCCGCGTACGATACGGCAATGAGGATGTTGCGCGGCAGCACCAGTCCAACCGGCAGCCCGGTACCATCAGTAATCTGCTGGTTTCCGAAATCGAGAACGTTCAATGACAGGGCGGCAGTCCCCAGAGTTTTGCTGGGCAGTACGAAGGTGATGGCATCCCCGCGGGCAGCCAGCGTTTCCGAATGGTGGATGGCGGCTTCACGCTTCGTCAGACGGGCGAGCCCCGCCGGATTCCACCATACACTCTCACTTCCGGGCCGCTCTGCGACCATGGCTTGTCCCATCCCTACTGACTGAGCCCCGACCGGCAGCAGCAGCACAAGCGAACCGTCCGCCTCACTGGATTGCGCAGCGGCCTGCATCGACAAGAATGCAATCAGGACGATGCCAGCGCATGCACCGCGCACAGATGAGCTATGCGCGAAGCCCCAGCGGAAGCCGCGGCACGCGCCCCGTGACCGCCTGGCCGGGGTGTCGAGTGACACGCTAAATCGGTGTCGCCTCATCGATCAGCATGATAGGGATGTCATCTCGGATGGCATACCGAAGAGAGCAGGCATGACAGAGCAGGCTTGACTCCGCTTCACGATATTCGAGCTCGCCTTTGCATTTGGGGCAGACAAGTATCTCCAGCAACTGCGCGTCAAGGCTCATACCGATCTCTCTCTTGCAACGTGATAGCCAAATCGTTCGAGCGACGAAGGATTGCGCCGCCAGTTGGGGAGTACCTTGACCCATAGATCGAGGTATACG of the Gemmatimonadaceae bacterium genome contains:
- a CDS encoding diguanylate cyclase; the protein is MALPDLSAVCYADLDHFKEYNDRYSYNKGDRVIRMLATLLHDVAKGLCGERAFVGHIGGDDFIFVIPYDDIADVGDEIVSTFDLLVRYQYSELDRRAGYCFGKDRRGVLDRVPLMTLLIGVVTNAQRVFTAARQVSRLATEMKTYAKTLSGSVYSMDRRTVDRLPAFETDRNTLPEVGGRE
- a CDS encoding PorV/PorQ family protein codes for the protein MSLDTPARRSRGACRGFRWGFAHSSSVRGACAGIVLIAFLSMQAAAQSSEADGSLVLLLPVGAQSVGMGQAMVAERPGSESVWWNPAGLARLTKREAAIHHSETLAARGDAITFVLPSKTLGTAALSLNVLDFGNQQITDGTGLPVGLVLPRNILIAVSYAAAVGSRFSLGLTFKRLQYRVDCSGQCANVSTFSAATNALDLGVQYEMPAGIPIRLGAAVRNIGSRLELTDGDDADPLPTRIEAGASYGLKFIEKYVSDVSFRVAADIIATESAGDASARFGTVLTYQKTAHLRAGYIANDANGANAALGFGLGAGRLVFDIARTFGGLSADAGKTPAYVSLRYLF
- a CDS encoding Trm112 family protein translates to MSLDAQLLEILVCPKCKGELEYREAESSLLCHACSLRYAIRDDIPIMLIDEATPI
- the cax gene encoding calcium/proton exchanger, yielding MKFLYALLLFVPIAIAAELMHASSTVVFLLSAAAILPLSGLLGTATEELAGHTGSTIGGLMNATLGNFAELVIAALALRAGQIDLVKASITGSILGNLLLVLGAAQLAGGLKYKTQKINPNLAGLSSTLLMVAVLGLVVPAVFFAAHPDPLRVATGRMSVWVGSLLMLGYLLSLVYSMVTHKAAFNEGGDVAHHEEKPHWSLRKAIVVLVVAAATIGVLSEFLVSSVDEAATSIGLPTFFIGLIVIPIIGNAAEHSSAVLMAMKGRMDLAVGIAVGSSIQVALLIAPVLVFLGLAFGQPMDLAFTVMEVASVAVAVAIASSVMKDSESNWLEGAFLLIAYAAIGTAFFFY